From Halichoerus grypus chromosome 6, mHalGry1.hap1.1, whole genome shotgun sequence, one genomic window encodes:
- the TMT1B gene encoding thiol S-methyltransferase TMT1B has product MDALVRLLQLLVLLLTLPLHLMALLGCWQPLCKIGLPYLMAVLTAKCNRKMGSKKQELFGQIKGLLGASGKVALLELGCGTGANFQFYPAGCRITCLDPNPHFEKFLTKSMAENKHLQYEQFVVASGEDMKGLADGCMDVVVSILVLCSVQSPRRVLQEVQRVLRPGGVFFFWEHVAEPRGSWAFLWQRVLEPTWRHIGDGCCLTRETWKDLESAQFSQLQMEQHPPPFKWLPIGPHIMGKAVK; this is encoded by the exons ATGGATGCCCTGGTGCGCCTCCTGCAGCTGCTGGTGCTGCTCCTCACGCTGCCCCTGCACCTGATGGCTCTGCTGGGCTGCTGGCAGCCCCTGTGCAAAATCGGCTTGCCCTACCTGATGGCTGTGCTGACTGCCAAGTGCAACCGCAAGATGGGGAGTAAGAAACAGGAGCTCTTTGGCCAGATAAAGGGGCTTCTGGGAGCCTCCGGGAAGGTGGCCTTGCTGGAGCTGGGCTGCGGCACCGGGGCCAACTTCCAGTTCTACCCAGCAGGCTGCAGGATCACCTGCCTGGACCCAAACCCCCACTTTGAGAAGTTCCTGACAAAGAGCATGGCTGAGAACAAGCATCTCCAATATGAACAGTTTGTGGTGGCTTCCGGAGAGGACATGAAAGGACTGGCGGATGGCTGCATGGATGTGGTGGTCAGCATCCTGGTGCTGTGCTCCGTGCAGAGTCCGAGGAGGGTCCTGCAGGAGGTCCAAAGAGTGCTGAGGCCG ggAGGAGTGTTCTTTTTCTGGGAGCATGTGGCTGAGCCACGTGGAAGCTGGGCCTTCCTGTGGCAGCGAGTTTTAGAGCCCACCTGGAGACACATTGGGGACGGCTGCTGCCTCACCAGAGAGACCTGGAAGGACCTCGAGAGTGCCCAGTTCTCTCAACTCCAAATGGAACAACATCCCCCTCCCTTCAAGTGGTTGCCTATCGGGCCCCACATCATGGGAAAGGCTGTGAAATAA